The Miscanthus floridulus cultivar M001 chromosome 17, ASM1932011v1, whole genome shotgun sequence genome has a window encoding:
- the LOC136518605 gene encoding RING-H2 finger protein ATL67-like isoform X1 — translation MPPTTRPSPSPPRKPKPQQTNTLFPFCPSPAHHAIPPHDHTPAAAADHVGGSDGAMPILDSLASLGLGYAIAIALGFLVLLASVLLASYFCLRRGGAAQVFGAGAGSARHAASSASSSGHISITVPRVVFVAEDYDSPGSSSRGAAAAASPVGLDPSVIASYPRVPFSKAGAGAGADAEVACSICLCEYREGEMLRVMPECRHRFHLTCLDAWLRRSASCPVCRSSPIPTPVATPLSTPLSELVPLSQYAADRRRSRFGWLIGDA, via the exons ATGCCGCCAACAACCCGTCCATCCCCCAGCCCCCCCCGGAAACCTAAGCCCCAGcaaacaaataccctcttcccaTTCTGCCCCTCCCCCGCGCATCATGCCATTCCGCCCCACGATCacacccccgccgccgccgccgaccacgtGGGGGGGAGCGACGGAGCCATGCCCATCCTTGACTCGCTCGCCTCGCTCGGCCTCGGGTACGCAATCGCCATCGCGCTCGGTTTCCTCGTGCTTCTCGCGTCGGTGCTGCTCGCCTCCTACTTCTGCCTCCGCCGCGGCGGCGCAGCCCAGGTGTTCGGCGCCGGAGCCGGCTCCGCCCGCCACGCCGCCTCCTCCGCCTCCAGCTCCGGCCACATCTCCATCACCGTGCCCCGCGTCGTCTTCGTGGCGGAGGACTACGACTCGCCGGGGTCCTCCTCCCGCGgagccgccgccgcggcgtcccCCGTCGGGCTCGACCCCTCCGTCATCGCGTCGTACCCGAGGGTGCCCTTCTCCAAGGccggggcgggcgcgggcgcggacgCCGAGGTCGCCTGCTCCATCTGCCTCTGCGAGTACAGGGAGGGCGAGATGCTGCGGGTGATGCCCGAGTGCAGGCACAGATTCCACCTCACGTGCCTCGACGCGTGGCTGCGCCGGAGCGCGTCGTGCCCCGTCTGCCGCTCCTCGCCCATCCCCACCCCCGTCGCCACACCGCTCTCCACCCCACTCTCGGAGCTTGTCCCGCTGTCGCAGTACGCTGCCGACCGTCGCCGGAGCAG GTTTGGGTGGTTAATCGGTGATGCTTAG
- the LOC136518605 gene encoding RING-H2 finger protein ATL67-like isoform X2 codes for MPPTTRPSPSPPRKPKPQQTNTLFPFCPSPAHHAIPPHDHTPAAAADHVGGSDGAMPILDSLASLGLGYAIAIALGFLVLLASVLLASYFCLRRGGAAQVFGAGAGSARHAASSASSSGHISITVPRVVFVAEDYDSPGSSSRGAAAAASPVGLDPSVIASYPRVPFSKAGAGAGADAEVACSICLCEYREGEMLRVMPECRHRFHLTCLDAWLRRSASCPVCRSSPIPTPVATPLSTPLSELVPLSQYAADRRRSR; via the coding sequence ATGCCGCCAACAACCCGTCCATCCCCCAGCCCCCCCCGGAAACCTAAGCCCCAGcaaacaaataccctcttcccaTTCTGCCCCTCCCCCGCGCATCATGCCATTCCGCCCCACGATCacacccccgccgccgccgccgaccacgtGGGGGGGAGCGACGGAGCCATGCCCATCCTTGACTCGCTCGCCTCGCTCGGCCTCGGGTACGCAATCGCCATCGCGCTCGGTTTCCTCGTGCTTCTCGCGTCGGTGCTGCTCGCCTCCTACTTCTGCCTCCGCCGCGGCGGCGCAGCCCAGGTGTTCGGCGCCGGAGCCGGCTCCGCCCGCCACGCCGCCTCCTCCGCCTCCAGCTCCGGCCACATCTCCATCACCGTGCCCCGCGTCGTCTTCGTGGCGGAGGACTACGACTCGCCGGGGTCCTCCTCCCGCGgagccgccgccgcggcgtcccCCGTCGGGCTCGACCCCTCCGTCATCGCGTCGTACCCGAGGGTGCCCTTCTCCAAGGccggggcgggcgcgggcgcggacgCCGAGGTCGCCTGCTCCATCTGCCTCTGCGAGTACAGGGAGGGCGAGATGCTGCGGGTGATGCCCGAGTGCAGGCACAGATTCCACCTCACGTGCCTCGACGCGTGGCTGCGCCGGAGCGCGTCGTGCCCCGTCTGCCGCTCCTCGCCCATCCCCACCCCCGTCGCCACACCGCTCTCCACCCCACTCTCGGAGCTTGTCCCGCTGTCGCAGTACGCTGCCGACCGTCGCCGGAGCAGGTGA